The sequence GCGGCCACACGCGTCAAGGTCAACATACACACGGCGCGTCCCGGCATGGTGATCGGAAGGGGCGGGCAGGAGGTTGAGCAGCTCAGGCGAGATCTCGAGGCGATCACTGGCAAGCACGTGTCGGTGAACATCGTCGAGGTCAAGAACCCGGAGATCGATGCCCAGCTCGTGGCGGAGAACATCGCTTCCCAGATAGAGAAGCGCATCTCCTTCCGGCGTGCTATGAAGCAGGCCTTGACGAGGGCCATGAAGATGGGCGCCCAGGGCATGAAGGTGAAGGTCGGAGGCAGGCTCGCTGGCGCGGAGATCGCCCGCACCGAGGGTTACAGCGAGGGGAAGATCCCCCTTCATACCCTAAGGGCTGACATAGACTATGGATTCGCTGAGGCACACACCACTTACGGCAGAATCGGCGTCAAGGTGTGGATATACAAGGGCGACGTGCTTCCTGAGAAAGAGAAGGCCGCTGGCGAAGGGAGTCGGTGAAAATGCTGCAGCCCAAGAGAGTCAAGCACCGTAAGGTCCAACGTGGGAGGATGACGGGCAAGGCCGTCCGCGGCTCCGAGCTCTTTCTCGGCGAATACGGGCTTCAGGCGCTCGAACCCGGGTGGATAACCGACCGGCAAATAGAGGCCGCGAGGATCGCCATGACAAGGTACATCAAGAGGGGTGGGAAGGTTTGGATCAAGATCTTCCCGGATAAGCCCGTCACGAAGAAGCCCGCGGAAACCCGCATGGGGAGCGGGAAGGGGAACCCCGAGTACTGGGTGGCGGTGGTGAAGCCCGGCAGGGTGATGTTCGAGATCGCTGGGGTGCCGGAGGAAGTTGCGCGAGAGGCGATGCGTCTCGCAGCGTTCAAACTTCCCATAAAGTCCAAGTTCGTCAAGCGAGAAGAAGTAGGTGGTGAGGCAAGTGAAGGTTAAGGACATCCGCGACCTCACCAGCGAGGAGCTCCAGCGCAGGCTGGAATCGCTGAAGGAGGAGCTTTTTAACCTTCGATTTCAGGTTGCCACCGGTCAGCTCGATAATCCCATGCGCATGCGCGAGGTCCGCAAGACGATAGCGCAAGTCAAGACGGTCCTGCGCGAGCGGGAGCTTGGAATTAACCAGGCATAAGGAGGGTTGCTTTGTGGATGACCGGGGTATGCGCAAGATTCGCGTAGGCACCGTCGTCAGCGACAAGATGGATAAGACCGTCGTGGTAGCGGTTGAGCGGACCATCAGGCATCCGCTCTATAAGCGAACGATCAAGAGAACCACGAAATTCATGGCCCACGACGAGCAAAACCAGGCGAAAGTCGGCGACAAGGTGCGGCTCATGGAGACAAGGCCCCTCAGTAAGCGTAAGAGGTGGCGTGTAGTGGAGATCGTGGAAAGGGCGAGATAGCGGGCGCACCCAAGGCCCCCGGCCGGGTGTGGCCAGTGCCCTTTTGTCGAGGAGGGTGGGCGAGATGATTCAACCGCAAACCATGCTTTCCGTCGCGGACAACACCGGCGGGAAGAAGATCATGTGTATACGGGTGCTCGGGGGCGGGAACAGGAAGTTCGCTGGAATCGGCGATGTTATCATAGCGAGCGTCAAGGAGGCTGCGCCCGGGGGCGTGGTCAAGAAGGGCGAGGTCGTGAGGGCCGTAATAGTCCGGACGAAAAAGGAGATCCCCCGCCCCGACGGATCTTACATCAGGTTCGATGAGAACGCCGCGGTCATCATAAACGACCAGAACAATCCCAGGGGCACTAGGATCTTCGGTCCCGTCGCAAGAGAGCTGCGGGACAAGGATTTCATGAAGATAGTCTCCCTCGCCCCTGAAGTGCTGTAGAGCCACAAGGAGGCGGGCGCTTTGAGCCGGATGAAACCTAACGTAAAGAAGGGCGACATGGTCATCGTCCTGTCTGGCAAGGACAAGGACAAGAAGGGGAAGGTCCTGCGGGTGCTTCCCGCGGAGGGACGCGTGCTCGTGGAGGGCGTCAATGTGGTGAAGCGCCACACCAAGCCGACACGCCTGGTTCCCCAGGGGGGTGTCATCCAAAAGGCGGAGCCCGTGCCCCTGGCGAAGGTGATGGTTATTTGCCCGAAGTGCAGCAGGCCGACGCGGGTCGCAAGGCACATCGCCGAGGACGGCGAGCACGTGCGGGTATGTAAGGAGTGCGGGCGCGAGATAGACAAGTAGGACACGGGGGTGACGGTAAGTGGCGGCGCGGCTCAAGGAAAGATACCTGAAGGAAGTTGCACCTGCCCTCCGCGAGAAGTTCGGCTACAAAAGTGTGATGCAGATTCCCAAGGTCGAGAAGGTCGTCGTGAACATGGGGGTAAGCGACGCAGTCGCGGACCCCAAGATGCTCGACTCGGCCGCGGCGGATCTCGCGGCGATATCGGGGCAGAAGCCGCTCATCACCAGGGCCAAGAAGTCCATCGCAGCCTTCAAGCTGAGGGCGGGAGTCCCGATAGGCTGCAAGGTAACTCTCCGGGGGGAGAGGATGTACCACTTCCTTGACAAGCTGTTCAACGTGGCCCTGCCGAGGATCCGCGACTTCCGGGGAGTCTCTCCGGACGGGTTTGACGGCAGGGGGAACTACTCCCTAGGTGTGAAGGAGCAGCTCATTTTCCCCGAGATCGTTTACGACAAGGTTGACAAGATACGGGGTATGGACATCACCATAGTTACGACGGCGAAAACCGATGAGGAAGCGTACGAGCTCCTCAAAGCCCTTGGGATGCCATTCAGAAGGTAGCCCAACAGAACCCGCTCGGGTGGTTTCCCCTGGAATGGGGACGCGGGTGACGCGGGCAGCGCGGCGCAGCGCTGGCATCGGACCTGCGACTTACGGGCGGCGGGCGGCGCGCGGCGCGGGTGGCGCGACGCGATATGACGAAATGTTGAGACGCTAAAAGGGTTTCCAGTGCTTTATTGGAGGGATGGCTTTGGCGAAGAAGAGCCTTATCGAGAAGCAGAAGCGGCCGCCGAAATTCCGCGTGAGGGCCTACCACAGGTGTCCCATTTGCGGGCGGCCGAGGGCGTACATGAGGAAGTTCGACATGTGCAGGATCTGTTTCCGTAGGCTCGCTCTCCGGGGCGAGATCCCTGGAGTGACCAAGGCGAGCTGGTGATAGGTCCATCGGGAAGGCCTGCAAGTGGAGGAGGTCGATGCGAATGGTAACGACGGACCCCATCGCTGACATGCTAACGAGGATCCGAAATGCCAATACTGTGGCAAGGGACGTCGTTGAAGTCCCCTCCTCGCGGGTGAAGCGCGAAATCGCGAAGATCCTCAAGGAAGAGGGATTCATCAAGGACTTTGAGGTCATAAGCGACGGCAAGCAAGGGACGCTGCGCATATACCTCAAGTATGGTCCGAACAAGCAGAGGGTCATAACCGGCTTGAAAAGGATAAGCAAGCCCGGACTGCGGGTTTACGCCGGGAAGGACGAGCTGCCCAGGGTCCTCGGGGGTCTTGGGATCGCGGTTATCTCCACGCCCAAGGGCATCATGGCCGACAGAAAGGCGCGCAGAGAGGGCGTGGGTGGCGAGGTCATCTGCTATGTCTGGTGAGACTAGACCGGTGGGACCACGCGCATATAGTGCTTGCGACATCGAGCACGGCTGCGCGCGGAAACATCTGGAGGCTCCTGGACAGGTCGTGAGGGGGTGAAATGATGTCCCGGATCGGGAGAATGCCGATAGTGCTGCCGAAAGGCGTCGAGGTGGAGGTCAGCGGCAATACCGTTGTAGTCAAGGGGCCCAAGGGCAAGCTCCAGAGAGACGTCGCCCGGAACATGAAAGTCTTCGTCCAAGGCGACAGGGTTGTAGTGGAGCGGCCCAGCGATGACAGGGAGAGCAGGGCATTGCACGGCCTGACGAGGACGCTCGTAGCTAACATGGTCAAAGGTGTTACGGAGGGCTACGAGAAGTCGCTCGTTATCTCCGGCACCGGCTACAAAGCGGCCAAACAAGGCAGGAAGCTGGTGCTTAGCATAGGGTTCTCGCACCCTGTCGAGATAGAACCGACTGAAGGCCTCGAGATAGAGGTTCCAACCCCTACGAAGGTGGTGGTCAAGGGCATAGACAAGGAGCTTGTCGGCCAGACCGCCGCGAACATCCGGGCCGTGCGGCCGCCTGAGCCATACAAGGGCAAAGGGATCATGTACGAAGGCGAGCACGTTCGCAGAAAGGCTGGCAAGGCCGGCAAGGCTGCTGCGGGCGGGAAGAAGTAGTAGGCTCGGAGCCATGGAGGGTGAGGATAGGCTATGTTCAAGCGCAAGGATAGGAAGGTTGCCCGGGCCAAGCGGCACATGCGGATAAGAAAGAAGGTCTCCGGCACGTCGGAGGTTCCGAGGCTCTCTGTAGCGAGGACGCTCAGGCACATCTACGCCCAGGTCATCAACGACGAGTCGGGCACCACCCTCGCGTTTGCGTCGAGCCTCGACCCAGAGGTGAGAGCCCAGGTCAAGAACGGGGGCAACGTGGAGGCCGCGCGCTTGGTGGGCAGGGTCATCGCGGAGCGGGCGCAAGCGAAGGGGATCAAGAGAGTGGTGTTTGACCGCGGGGGCAACCTGTTCCATGGAAGGGTTGCCGCTGTTGCAGAGGGCGCGCGCGAAAGCGGGCTTGAGTTCTAGCGTCCGGGGGAGTTGGTGAAAAACGATGATGGAGTTTGAAAGCCAGGAGCTTAAAGAGAAGGTTGTCAGCATTGACCCTGTGGCCAAGACAACCAAGGGCGGCCGCACCCGGAGCTTTCGCGCCCTCGTCGTGGTGGGCGACGAGAACGGGCACGTAGGCACGGGCATCGGCAAAGCGTCTGAGGTTTCCGAGGCGATACGCAAGGGAGCTGAGGAGGCCCGCAAGAACATGTTCGATGTCCCGGTGGTGGGGACGACGATCCCTCACGAGATCATCGGTGAATTCGGGGCGGGCAAGGTTTTGTTGAAACCTGCGGCTCCCGGCACGGGCGTGATAGCTGGCGGGCCGGTTCGGGCCGTCTTGGAGCTCGCGGGCGTAAAGGACATCCTGACCAAGTCCCTGGGGTCGTCCAACCCGTTCAACATGGTGGGTGCCACCGTGAAGGGGCTCAAGTCTCTCAGGAAAGCCGAGGATGTCGCCAAGTTGCGCGGGAAAGCCGTGTCGGAGCTGCTGTAGGGAAGCGGGGGTGTATTGGATGTCCTTGGGCGCAAACGGTGCCGGCAAGGCAGCCAAGATGTTGAAGATAACGCTCAAACATAGCACGATAGGTGCGCCGAGGGTGCAGAGGGCAACCGTGCAGGCCCTCGGCCTTACGAGGCTGAACAAAACCGTCGTCCTACCGGACAATCCCCAAGTGCGGGGAATGGTGCGGAGAGTCGACCATCTGGTGGACGTGGAGGAAGTCACGGAGTAAGGAGGTGGCAAGGTTGAGGCTTGAGGAACTCGCTCCGCCGGAAGGCGCCCGCCACTATCTCAAGAGGGTGGGCAGGGGCATAGGAAGCGGTCACGGCAAGACTTCGGGGAGGGGCCACAAGGGTCAGAAGGCTCGTTCCGGCGGCGCCAAGGGCGCGATGTTCGAGGGCGGCCAGATGCCGCTCGTCCGAAGGGTGCCGAAGCGCGGATTCACGAACCGCTTCAAGGAGGACTTCGCCGAGGTCAGGCTTTCTGAGCTTAATATGTTTGAGGAAGGCTCGCAAGTCACACCCGAGGACCTCAGGAAGTTTGGTATAATAAGGCGAGCCTGCGACCGTGTGAAGATACTTGGCAACGGAGAGATAACTCGGCCGCTCACCGTGAGGGCGCATGCCTTCACGCGCTCCGCGCGTGAGAAGATCGAGCAGGCGGGCGGCAAAGCTGAGGTGATATAGGTTGCTGGGATCACTTGCGAGCGCCTTCAGGGTTCCTGACCTGAGAAAGAAAATCATCTATACCGCGCTGCTGCTCGCGGTGTTCAGGATCGGCTCGTTCATCCCGGTGCCGGGCGTCGATGTGACCAGGCTGATCGAGACCTACGGGGAGACAGGCATCTTTCAATTCCTCGACCTTTTCTCGGGTGGAGCGCTGCGCAGGTTCACCGTGTTTGCAATGGGAGTGAACCCATACATCACGGCCTCCATTATACTCCAGCTCCTCACCATCGTGATCCCGAGTTTGGAGGAGCTCTCAAAGGAAGGCGTCGAGGGAAGGCGCAAGATCGCGCAGTGGACCAGGTACGGCACAGTGGTGCTGGGCGTTATCCAGGCGCTCGGAGTTACCATGGGGATACGGGGCGCGATTGAGGATCCCGGCATCCTTCCGGTGCTTCTCATCGTTGTGACCCTCACGGCTGGCACGTCGTTTCTGATGTGGCTCGGCGAGAAGATCTCAGAGCACGGGATCGGTAACGGGATCTCGCTCATAATCTTCACCGGCATAATAGCGAGGCTTCCGGCCGGGGTGCACACGACCGTGCTGACTATCGGAAGGGGCGGCATCAGCCCGATCAACGTGGTGCTGTTCCTTGTCCTTGGGCTCGCGTCGGTCGTGGGCGTCATATGGATCACCCTTGGTGCCAGGAGGATCCCTGTTCAGTACGCGAAGAGGGTCGTAGGAAGGCGGGTCTACGGCGGACAGACCACTCATATCCCGCTCCGCGTGAACCAGGCGGGCGTGATACCGGTGATCTTCGCTTCGTCGCTCTTGACGTTCCCGCTTACCATCGCTCAGTTTGTTCCCAAGCTCGCGTTTCTCACGGAATGGCTTCGCGGCGATAGCATCTCGTACATGGTGATCTATGCGGTGCTGGTGGTCGCGTTCACATACTTCTACACAGCGATCACCTTCAACGTGACTGAAGTGGCGAACAACATGAAGAAGTACGGCGGCTTCATCCCAGGCCTCAGGCCGGGAAGGCCCACTGCCGAGTACCTCGACCGGGTGCTCACCAGGATAACCCTGGTCGGCGGGCTGTTCCTCGCTGTCGTCGCGGTGCTGCCTAACATCATGACGAGCATTACCCGGCTCAGCACGATCTATTTCGGCGGCACTGCTCTCCTCATTGTGGTAGGGGTGGCGCTCGACACGATGAAGCAGATCGAGGCAAACCTCGTGATGAGGCAGTACGAGGGCTTCATGAAGTAGCTAATGTGAAAGTCATGGGAGGCGTTGTCGCGATGCGCCTTGTGTTACTGGGCCCGCCGGGGGTCGGCAAAGGCACGCAGGCCGAGAGGCTGAGCTCGCGTTTCGGCATCCCGCACGTCTCGACCGGCGAGATGTTCCGGGAAGCGCTTGCCCGGAAAACGCCTCTGGGCCTGGAGGCCCGCAAGTACATGAACGCCGGGAAGCTGGTCCCGGACGACGTCACGATCGGGCTGGTCAAGGATAGACTCGCTCATGCGGACGCACGTTCGGGTTTCATCCTGGATGGGTTCCCGCGGAACCTCACTCAGGCCAGGGCCCTCGACGACGTGTTGCGGGATCTGGGCGTGGCCCTCGACGCGGCGGTGAACATCAGCGCGCGCGCCGAGACAGTCGTGCGGAGGCTGTCGGGGCGGAGGCAATGCAGGCAATGCGGGGCTGTGTACCACGTCGAGTTCAATCCTCCACGCGAGGCGGGAAAGTGCCCCGAGTGTGGCGGGGAGCTTTACCAGCGTGACGATGATCGCGAGGAGACCGTCAGGAAGCGGTTCAGGGTATACACGGCGGAAACCGAACCGCTCGTGGAGTTCTACCGGGAAAGAGGCCTGCTTGTGACGGTCGATGGCGAGAAGCACATCGACGAAGTGACACAGTCGATCATATCTGCACTTGAAGAAGGCAATCATCTTGAGGAAAGTAGCTCCAATGGTCATTCGTAAAACGCCTGCCGAGATCGCGAGCATGAGAAAAGCCGGGCTGGTGCTGGCCGGTCTCTTAAAGGAGCTCGCCGACTTCATCAGACCGGGCATCACGACTGGCGATATCGACAGGTTCGCGGAGGACTACATCAGGGCTCGAGGCGCGGTGCCGTCGTTCAAAGGGTTGTACGGCTTTCCTGCCAGCGCGTGCATCTCTGTGAACGATGAGGTCGTCCACGGCATCCCGGGCAGCCGGCGCCTGCGGGAGGGCGACATAGTCAGCGTCGATGTGGGCGCTATGGTGGATGGCTTCCACGGGGACTCCGCTGTGACGTTTCCCGTGGGAAAGGTATCCGCTGACGCTGTGCGCCTCCTCCGCGTGACCGAAGAGTCTCTCTACAAGGGCATCGAGCAAGCCCTGCCTGGGAAACGCATCGTCGACATCTCCAGGGCCATCCAGGAGCACGTGGAATCGCACGGATTCTCCGTGGTCAGGGCGCTGGCGGGGCATGGCATCGGGCGAAGCGTCCATGAGGAACCCAGGGTGCCCAACTTCGTAGTCCGAGGCGACCCGGGGCCCGAACTTAGGCCAGGCGCCACGCTTGCCATCGAGCCCATGGTGAACGCGGGGAGTTTCGACGTAGTCACTCTTGACGACAACTGGACGGTCGTCACGCGCGACGGCTCGCTGTCGGCTCACTTCGAGCACACCGTGGCGGTGACGTCGGATGGTCCTGAGATACTGACCGCTCTGTGAGTATATGGGAGGTCGGTGCGCAAGTGGAGATGCGACCGGGTCAGGTTGTCGTATCGATCGCGGGGAGAGACAGGGGGAGACGGTACATCGTAATGCAGGTGATCGACGACACGTTCGTCGCGGTCGTTGACGGGACTTACCGCCGAGTGTCCAACCCAAAGAAGAAGAACGTGCGTCATCTGATGTGGACGCGAAAAGTGGACGGCCATGTCGGATCGAAGCTCCTTGCAGGGGCGCGCGTAACCGATGAGGAGGTCCGGGAGGCTTTGAGGTCGGTTGAGAATGATTCCTGCGGGAAGGCGGACTGGTCTCATGAGTAAGAAAGATGCCATTGAGGTCGAGGGAACCGTCATCGAAGCGCTGCCCAATGCGATGTTCCGGGTTGAACTCGAAAACGGGCACAGGGTTCTTGCTCACGTTTCGGGCAAGATGCGCATGAATTTCATACGCATTCTGCCTGGAGACAGGGTGAGCGTCGAGCTGTCACCCTACGATCTGACCAGGGGCAGGATAACTTACAGGTTCAAGTGAATTGCGTCGGAACCAAGCCCGAACTAGGCTGTGCGTGGTCTCCTGGGGGCTGGGCATCAATTGGCACTAACCGGGGACACCAGGGGGGGTTAAGATGAAAGTTCGGCCGTCGGTCAAAAAGATATGCGACAAGTGCAAAATAGTAAGGCGCAAAGGCGTGCTCCGGGTCATTTGCGAGAACCCCAAGCACAAGCAGCGCCAGGGCTAGGGCGGAGGTGAGATGAAGGAATGGCTAGGATCGCGGGGGTTGACCTTCCGAGAGACAAGAGAATCGAGATAGCCCTGACTTATATATACGGGTTGGGCCTCACGACTTCGAGGCAGATTCTCGAGAAAACCGGCGTAAACCCCGACACCAGGGTCCGTGACCTTACCGAGGAGGAGATCACGCGTCTACGGGAGGTCATAGACAAGGAGTATAAGGTCGAGGGCGAACTGCGGGCCGAGCAAGCAGCCAACATCAAGCGGCTCATCGATATCGGCACCTACAGGGGCCTTCGTCACCGAAGGGGCTTGCCAGTTAGGGGCCAGCGCACGAGGACCAATGCCCGGACGAGAAAGGGCCCCAGGAAGACAGTGGGCGTGAGGAGATCCAAGTGAGAAAGGAGAGCATGAAGCGTGCCGAGGAAGACGACCAAAGCGAAAAGGCGTGAGCGCAAGAACGTCGAGAGCGGGGTTGCCCACATCCGGTCGACGTTTAACAATACCATCGTCACGATAACAGATCCTCAGGGCGCTGTGATCGCGTGGTCGAGCGCGGGGAAGCAGGGTTTCAAAGGCTCCAGGAAGGGCACTCCGTTTGCCGCGCAGATGGCTGCGGAGGCAGCCGCACGGGCGGCCATGGACCACGGCATGCGCCAGGTGGAGGTGCTAGTGAAAGGCCCTGGAGCGGGCCGGGAAGCGGCGATCAGGTCTCTGCAGGCTACGGGGCTTGAGGTGAACATGATCCGCGACGTGACCCCGATCCCTCACAACGGGTGCCGGCCGCCGAAGCGCAGGAGGGTTTGATTGAACGGGACGGCGTTGGCAACATCAGGAGGTGGAAGCTCAAATGGCCAGGTACACAGGATCCGTGTGCAGGTTGTGCCGGCGTGAAGGTATGAAACTATATCTGAAAGGCGAGAGGTGCTACACCGAGAAATGCTCGGTTGATCGCAGGCCTTACGCCCCCGGCGAACACGGGCAGGGGCGCAAGAAGATGTCCGAATACGCGATCCAGTTGCGGGAGAAGCAGAAGCTACGCCGAATATACGGGGTTTTCGAGAGGCAGTTCGAACGCTACTTCGAGATGGCCTCCAGGAAACGGGGCGTCACAGGAGAAGCGCTTCTTCAGATACTCGAATCTAGACTGGACAACGTGGTTTACCGGCTTGGTTTCGCGAGCTCCAGGGCCGAGGCGCGACAGATGGTCAGGCATGGTCATATCGCCGTGAACGGCAACAAGGTCAGCATACCGTCGTACCTCGTGGAGCCTGGAGATACTGTGTCCGTGCGCGAGGGAAGCCGCGAACTTCCGCGGTTCAAGCAAGTGGCGGAAGCTGGTCAAGGTCGTACGGTGCCCGCGTGGCTGTCCCTGCATCCGGACGGCCTGAGCGCGACCGTGCTCAGCTTGCCCACAAGGGACCAGATCGACGTGCCCGTTCAGGAACACATGGTGGTTGAGCTGTACTCCAGATAAGATGACAGCGCCATCCAACGGGTCGCAGGGGCGTGGTGCCGCATAGTGGCAGGCTGATGGCGAACGGCGCGCGGTCCGCACAAACCAGAAGGGAGAGCTGCGGATGATCGAGATTGAGAAGCCCAGAATCGAGTGTGAGGAGGCCACAGAAAAGTACGGCAGGTTCGTGGTCGAGCCTCTCGAGAGAGGTTACGGCATAACCTTGGGGAACGCGCTCCGGAGGGTTCTTCTTTCGTCCCTCCCGGGGGCGGCGGTCACGTCCGTGAAAATAGAAGGGGTTCTTCACGAGTTCTCCGTGATACCCGGGGTTGTGGAAGACACTATCGATATTCTCCTAAATCTTAAGGAACTCCTCGTCAAGCTGCACTCGGACGGGCCGAAGGTGGTAAGGATCGAAGCCCAGGGCGAGGGAGAGGTCAGGGCCGCTGACATCATCGCTGACCCGGATGTCGAGATACTCAATCCCGAGCTCCACATCGCCACGCTCGATAAAGACGGCAGGCTCTTCGCCGAGATAACCATCGAGAAGGGCAGGGGCTACGTCCCGGCCGAGAAGCGCAGGGGCGAGCCGGTGATCGGTGTCATTCCCGTGGACTCGATTTTCACGCCCGTCCGCAAGGTGAACTATCAGGTTGAGAACACACGTGTCGGCCAGATCACGGACTACGATAGGCTCATACTGGAGGTTTGGACCGACGGAAGCGTGTCACCGAAGGAGGCCACGAGCCTCGCGGCCAAGATCCTGTCGAGTCATCTCGCGCTCTTCACAGGCTTGACTGAGACGTCCGACCGGGTTGAGATGATGGTGGAGAAGGCGGAGGACGAGAAAGACAAGGTCCTGGACATGCCCATCGAGGAACTCGACCTGTCGGTGCGGTCCTACAACTGTCTGAAGAGAGCGGGCATAAACACCGTGCAGGAGCTCATCAGGAAGACCGAGGAAGATATGATGAAGGTCAGGAACCTCGGAAAGAAATCGCTCGAAGAGGTCAAGGGGAAACTCGCGAATCTCGGCCTTTCCCTCCGTCCGTCTGACGACCAGGAGGACTAGAGGGCAGAGGATTAGGGGCATCGGAACGCGAAGCCGGACGAGAACGAGACCGCAAGACCGTTTAGGAC is a genomic window of Bacillota bacterium containing:
- the rpsK gene encoding 30S ribosomal protein S11, whose translation is MPRKTTKAKRRERKNVESGVAHIRSTFNNTIVTITDPQGAVIAWSSAGKQGFKGSRKGTPFAAQMAAEAAARAAMDHGMRQVEVLVKGPGAGREAAIRSLQATGLEVNMIRDVTPIPHNGCRPPKRRRV
- the rpsM gene encoding 30S ribosomal protein S13, yielding MARIAGVDLPRDKRIEIALTYIYGLGLTTSRQILEKTGVNPDTRVRDLTEEEITRLREVIDKEYKVEGELRAEQAANIKRLIDIGTYRGLRHRRGLPVRGQRTRTNARTRKGPRKTVGVRRSK
- a CDS encoding DNA-directed RNA polymerase subunit alpha, whose amino-acid sequence is MIEIEKPRIECEEATEKYGRFVVEPLERGYGITLGNALRRVLLSSLPGAAVTSVKIEGVLHEFSVIPGVVEDTIDILLNLKELLVKLHSDGPKVVRIEAQGEGEVRAADIIADPDVEILNPELHIATLDKDGRLFAEITIEKGRGYVPAEKRRGEPVIGVIPVDSIFTPVRKVNYQVENTRVGQITDYDRLILEVWTDGSVSPKEATSLAAKILSSHLALFTGLTETSDRVEMMVEKAEDEKDKVLDMPIEELDLSVRSYNCLKRAGINTVQELIRKTEEDMMKVRNLGKKSLEEVKGKLANLGLSLRPSDDQED
- the rpsD gene encoding 30S ribosomal protein S4, which encodes MARYTGSVCRLCRREGMKLYLKGERCYTEKCSVDRRPYAPGEHGQGRKKMSEYAIQLREKQKLRRIYGVFERQFERYFEMASRKRGVTGEALLQILESRLDNVVYRLGFASSRAEARQMVRHGHIAVNGNKVSIPSYLVEPGDTVSVREGSRELPRFKQVAEAGQGRTVPAWLSLHPDGLSATVLSLPTRDQIDVPVQEHMVVELYSR